The genomic stretch TCAAGTAGCGACTTTActtaaaatctgaaaaaaaaaaaaataataataattaataacttGAACTCATTGGCCAAATTAGTTTGAAATAAAACCTAAAATCTCAATTACTTGGTCAAAAAAATCTTGTAAAACCAAAAAAGTTTAAATGTTGAAAAGTTTGATTGGCCTTTTAAAAGGGGCAGAAAAATATTTCCATACTTGACATTTTTGGTTGTTTTCTCACATGACTCTTGTTGAAAACATAGTCATTAAAGTCTCATTTTTAAGTCATTAAAGTCTCACTTATTCTGCTTTATATTATATatttaatatttatatttatattaaattatatttatatACGGACTTCTTGTTTGAATAACCATCTTCTTCTCCCTCTTTTAATTCATCCATCTCTTTCCCGGTTGTCAATCCTTTAATACAATGAATCCATACTCCTTTCTTTCTTCCCTTATATTACAAACTATCTCTGAAttgattttaatttaatttaaaataaAGCATATAATCCAATCCAACCTCTTGGGGAAAAATATACGTATTTTTTTGTCACCAACTGATGGGTTTTGAACGATCAAGATCTGTAAGGTTCGTTTTCATTTTTGTATATTCCCTATTGGCAATTGTATAAGTGTAACAACATAGGAGTATATATTATATAGCCGTCAATTCAATTACGTtaccaactaaactaactttgtttACGATACATACAGGTTTAGAGAAGATGTTGAGAGTGGAAGTCATGGAGAAAACAACTCTAAAAACAGTGACAATACTACTAGTGTACTTGTAGTAGTAAACCAAAACTATGGAATAGGAATAGACAAAACAAGACTTCAACCAGAAGCCACCACCAAAACAACGACGACGTCGACGTTGTCAGCTTCATATTTGAAGAAAAGGGTACTATCAAGAGTATTCTCAGAAGATTATgacaaggaaaagaaaaagatTTCTGATCCAAGAGGTGAAACAATACGTCGATGGAGCAAGGTTTTCTTAGTGGCATGCTTAGTCTCACTATTTGTTGACCCTTTGTTCTTCTTCTTGCCTTCTGTAAGAGGGGATGTCACGTGCATTGAGATTGGGATCACGTTGGAGTTGTTTCTAACCCTTGTAAGAACACTTGCTGACGTCTTCTACGTGCTACAGATTTATGTTAAGTTTAGGACTGCCTACGTGGCGCCGTCATCTAGGGTGTTTGGGAGGGGTGAGTTAGTTGTCGACCCTCATAAGATTGCTGCTCGCTATGTAACTAAGGATTTGTTTTTGGACGTCATTGCTGCGCTACCTCTCCCtcaggtgatttttttttttttttttttttttttttttttttaattgttgcTGGGATAGTATTGATAAATGACTAACAAGTAAGTACAACTAATGTTGTTGGTGATTCTTTTCATAGATATTGATATGGGGGGTGATTCCCAACTTAAGCGGGTCCATGATGATGAACACAAAGAATGTGCTGAGGTTTATACTCATATTTCAGTACCTGCCTCGGCTATTCCTCATATTTCCTCTGTCAGCACAAATTGTTAAGGCCACTGGTGTTGTTACCGAGACTGCCTGGGCTGGTGCTGCTTATAATCTCATGCTCTTTATACTGGCAAGCCATGTAAGCtttttaataaataataataataacttttCAGTTTTTATCAAGATATTGATCACATACTACTAGGCACCTCATTGCCAATATTAAAGTTTTATGCTACCTCTTGCTGTTTTATGTTAAAAAGAGTATGTAGCCAGTATTTTTGTACTgtgtttttgaataaaattgggGTACCTCGACGTGTTACTAAAGGTTTTAGGAGCTTGCTGGTACCTGCTATCAGTCGAGCGACAAGAGGGATGCTGGAAGCATAACTGCAGCGTTGACCGTAACAGATGCCAATACCAGTTCTTCGATTGCAAGAGATTAAATGAACCAGGCAGAGAAACTTGGTTTATATCAAGCAATATCACAAACTTATGTGATCCTAATCAAAGTAGTTACCCATTTGGGATATACGGTGAAGCTGTGACATCAAATGTTACTTCATCCCCTTTCTTCAACAAATATTTCTACTGTCTTTGGTGGGGACTCAAGAATCTGAGGTAATCTACCGTGTAGTCCAAGTTAGTACACTGCCAGAATTCATCACTGATCACCGATAAATACAATTAAGTAGAATGATTAAATTGAACTTTTGCTTCTTTTGGCTCTAAAACAATTTGCATCCATATGTGATGTGCAGTTCTCTTGGTCAGGGCCTTTTGACAAGCACTTCTGTTGGGGAGATACTGTTTGCAATCATCGTTGCGACCCTGGGATTAGTCCTTTTTGCACTCCTTATTGGCAATATGCAGGTATTATCTTTGGTGCTAATTCTCTATTTGGCGGTACTCTGAAACATTGAACATTTGGAAGTTTTGGAGTCCAGATGATTAACTACTCTGAAATTGCAGACATACCTGCAATCTACGACAGTCAGATTGGAAGAATGGAGGATCAGGCGAACAGACACAGAACAATGGATGCACCATAGGCAGCTGCCTCCCGAGCTAAGACAGTCTGTCAGGAGATACGATCAGTATAAGTGGATTGCTACAAGAGGAGTCAATGAGGAAAATCTTCTCAAAGGCCTTCCTATGGATCTACGCAGGGATATCAAACGTCATCTTTGTCTTGATCTTGTTCGTCGGGTAAGTTCATCATCTGCGCGTACACCCTGTTAGTTTGACGGGAAATGATTTCACTTTTTTCTTCCTTGTTTGGGTTACATGGCGGGGTAAGCAGGGGCACTCACCCCGTTGGAGAATGAAAAGTTTGGAAGTCTTTAGTAAAAAAAACACTGTGATCTTTTTTTGAGATTATCTTATAGCATTACTACTTCACCCCAAAGCTCGTCCTCCTCGTTCTTTTTTCAACCAAGAAAAACAAGTACTGATTTGATTTTTGAATCAATATTTTCTACTCGAGAACATTCGTTGTTGAAAGTAGTTTTCTAATTTTCTCCCCCTCAAACCAAATAAACCCGTTTGTC from Silene latifolia isolate original U9 population chromosome 2, ASM4854445v1, whole genome shotgun sequence encodes the following:
- the LOC141642785 gene encoding protein CNGC15b-like, translating into MGFERSRSVRFREDVESGSHGENNSKNSDNTTSVLVVVNQNYGIGIDKTRLQPEATTKTTTTSTLSASYLKKRVLSRVFSEDYDKEKKKISDPRGETIRRWSKVFLVACLVSLFVDPLFFFLPSVRGDVTCIEIGITLELFLTLVRTLADVFYVLQIYVKFRTAYVAPSSRVFGRGELVVDPHKIAARYVTKDLFLDVIAALPLPQILIWGVIPNLSGSMMMNTKNVLRFILIFQYLPRLFLIFPLSAQIVKATGVVTETAWAGAAYNLMLFILASHVLGACWYLLSVERQEGCWKHNCSVDRNRCQYQFFDCKRLNEPGRETWFISSNITNLCDPNQSSYPFGIYGEAVTSNVTSSPFFNKYFYCLWWGLKNLSSLGQGLLTSTSVGEILFAIIVATLGLVLFALLIGNMQTYLQSTTVRLEEWRIRRTDTEQWMHHRQLPPELRQSVRRYDQYKWIATRGVNEENLLKGLPMDLRRDIKRHLCLDLVRRVPLFDQMDERMLDAICERLKPALCTEETFLVREGDPVNEMLFIIRGNLDSYTTNGGRTGFFNSCRIGPGDFCGEELLTWALDPRPSVILPSSTRTVKALSEVEAFALRAEDLKFVAAQFRRLHSKQLRHKFRFYSHQWRTWAACFIQAAWRRYKRRSLALERKALEEGPVMFEPESKTLRMEASYAHSSPLTMTGISMYAKRLAASARKAGPKHSGLDSGVSGLQKPTEPDFSVEED